A stretch of Panthera tigris isolate Pti1 chromosome E2, P.tigris_Pti1_mat1.1, whole genome shotgun sequence DNA encodes these proteins:
- the CHMP2A gene encoding charged multivesicular body protein 2a isoform X1 — MDLLFGRRKTPEELLRQNQRALNRAMRELDRERQKLETQEKKIIADIKKMAKQGQMDAVRIMAKDLVRTRRYVRKFVLMRANIQAVSLKIQTLKSNNSMAQAMKGVTKAMGTMNRQLKLPQIQKIMMEFERQAEIMDMKEEMMNDAIDDAMGDEEDEEESDAVVSQVLDELGLSLTDELSRAVLFPPLCRPPLYWRLTQCGCQWEESRSCSLSPSRCRRRPGGAAQESAEGLTTLYHPGGRQAVDARQFYCTSSVIKDWTLIPRPV; from the exons ATGGACCTGTTGTTTGGGCGCCGGAAGACACCAGAGGAACTGCTGAGGCAGAACCAGCGGGCCCTGAACCGTGCCATGCGAGAGTTGGACCGTGAACGACAgaagctagagacccaggagaAGAAAATCATTGCAGACATCAAGAAGATGGCCAAGCAGGGCCAGATG GATGCCGTGCGAATCATGGCAAAAGACTTGGTGCGCACTCGGCGTTACGTGCGCAAATTTGTGTTGATGAGGGCCAACATCCAGGCTGTGTCCCTGAAGATCCAGACACTGAAGTCTAACAACTCAATGGCACAAGCTATGAAGGGGGTCACCAAAGCCATGGGCACCATGAACAGACAG CTGAAGTTGCCTCAAATCCAGAAGATCATGATGGAATTTGAGCGGCAGGCCGAGATCATGGACATGAAGGAGGAGATGATGAATGATGCAATTGATGATGCCATGGGGGATGAGGAAGATGAAGAGGAGAG tGACGCCGTTGTGTCCCAGGTCCTGGATGAGCTAGGATTGAGCCTGACAGATGAGCTGTCAA GAGCTGTCCTATTCCCCCCACTCTGTAGACCTCCCCTCTACTGGAGGCTCACTCAGTGTGGCTGCCAGTGGGAAGAAAGCAGAAGCTGCAGCCTCAGCCCTAGTAGATGCCGACGCAGACCTGGAGGAGCGGCTCAAGAATCTGCGGAGGGACTGACCACCTTATACCACCCTGGTGGGAGGCAGGCAGTAGATGCCCGGCAGTTTTACTGTACTTCTTCTGTAATAAAGGATTGGACACTAATTCCTAGGCCTGTGTGA
- the CHMP2A gene encoding charged multivesicular body protein 2a isoform X2, translating to MDLLFGRRKTPEELLRQNQRALNRAMRELDRERQKLETQEKKIIADIKKMAKQGQMDAVRIMAKDLVRTRRYVRKFVLMRANIQAVSLKIQTLKSNNSMAQAMKGVTKAMGTMNRQLKLPQIQKIMMEFERQAEIMDMKEEMMNDAIDDAMGDEEDEEESDAVVSQVLDELGLSLTDELSNLPSTGGSLSVAASGKKAEAAASALVDADADLEERLKNLRRD from the exons ATGGACCTGTTGTTTGGGCGCCGGAAGACACCAGAGGAACTGCTGAGGCAGAACCAGCGGGCCCTGAACCGTGCCATGCGAGAGTTGGACCGTGAACGACAgaagctagagacccaggagaAGAAAATCATTGCAGACATCAAGAAGATGGCCAAGCAGGGCCAGATG GATGCCGTGCGAATCATGGCAAAAGACTTGGTGCGCACTCGGCGTTACGTGCGCAAATTTGTGTTGATGAGGGCCAACATCCAGGCTGTGTCCCTGAAGATCCAGACACTGAAGTCTAACAACTCAATGGCACAAGCTATGAAGGGGGTCACCAAAGCCATGGGCACCATGAACAGACAG CTGAAGTTGCCTCAAATCCAGAAGATCATGATGGAATTTGAGCGGCAGGCCGAGATCATGGACATGAAGGAGGAGATGATGAATGATGCAATTGATGATGCCATGGGGGATGAGGAAGATGAAGAGGAGAG tGACGCCGTTGTGTCCCAGGTCCTGGATGAGCTAGGATTGAGCCTGACAGATGAGCTGTCAA ACCTCCCCTCTACTGGAGGCTCACTCAGTGTGGCTGCCAGTGGGAAGAAAGCAGAAGCTGCAGCCTCAGCCCTAGTAGATGCCGACGCAGACCTGGAGGAGCGGCTCAAGAATCTGCGGAGGGACTGA
- the TRIM28 gene encoding transcription intermediary factor 1-beta produces MAASAAAASAAAAAAASASPGPGEGSAGGEKRAAASSAAAAASASASSPAGGGGEALELLEHCGVCRERLRPEREPRLLPCLHSACSACLGPPAPAAANSSGDGGAAGDGAVVDCPVCKQQCFSKDIVENYFMRDSGSKAATDSQDANQCCTSCEDNAPATSYCVECSEPLCETCVEAHQRVKYTKDHTVRSTGPAKSRDGERTVYCNVHKHEPLVLFCESCDTLTCRDCQLNTHKDHQYQFLEDAVRNQRKLLASLVKRLGDKHATLQKNTKEVRSSIRQVSDVQKRVQVDVKMAILQIMKELNKRGRVLVNDAQKVTEGQQERLERQHWTMTKIQKHQEHILRFASWALESDNNTALLLSKKLIYFQLHRALKMIVDPVEPHGEMKFQWDLNAWTKSAEAFGKIVAERPGTNSTGPTPMAPPRAPGPLSKQGSGSSQPMEVQEGYGFGSDDPYSSAEPHVSGVKRSRSGEGEVSGLMRKVPRVSLERLDLDLTADSQPPVFKVFPGSTTEDYNLIVIERGAAAAAAGQPGTAPPGAPGAPPLPGMAIVKEEETEAAIGAPPAATEGPETKPVLMALAEGPGAEGPRLASPSGSTSSGLEVVAPEGTSAPAGGPGALDDSATICRVCQKPGDLVMCNQCEFCFHLDCHLPALQDVPGEEWSCSLCHVLPDLKEEDGSLSLDGGDSTGVVAKLSPANQQKCERVLLALFCHEPCRPLHQLATDSTFSLDQPGGTLDLTLIRARLQEKLSPPYSSPQEFAQDVGRMFKQFNKLTEDKADVQSIIGLQRFFETRMNEAFGDTKFSAVLVEPPPLSLPGAGLSAQELSSGPGDGP; encoded by the exons ATGGCGGcctcggcggcggcggcctcggccgcagcggcggcggcggcctcgGCCAGCCCGGGTCCGGGCGAGGGTTCGGCGGGCGGCGAAAAGCGCGCCGCCGCCTCCTCGGCCGCGGCTGCGGCCTCGGCCTCGGCGTCGTCGCCCGCGGGGGGCGGTGGCGAGGCGCTGGAGCTCCTGGAGCATTGCGGTGTGTGCCGGGAGCGCCTGCGCCCCGAGAGGGAGCCGCGCCTGCTGCCCTGCCTGCACTCGGCCTGCAGTGCCTGCCTCGGGCCTCCGGCGCCCGCCGCCGCCAACAGCTCGGGGGATGGCGGTGCGGCGGGCGACGGCGCCG tggttGACTGTCCTGTGTGCAAGCAGCAATGCTTCTCCAAAGACATTGTGGAGAATTATTTTATGCGTGACAGTGGCAGCAAGGCTGCCACAGACTCCCAGGATGCAAATCAG TGCTGCACTAGCTGTGAGGATAACGCCCCTGCCACCAGCTACTGTGTGGAGTGCTCTGAGCCGCTGTGTGAGACGTGTGTGGAGGCACACCAGCGGGTGAAGTACACCAAGGACCACACTGTGCGCTCCACTG GGCCAGCCAAGTCCAGGGACGGTGAGCGCACAGTGTACTGCAATGTGCACAAGCACGAGCCCCTTGTGCTGTTCTGTGAGAGCTGTGACACCCTCACTTGTAGGGACTGCCAGCTCAACACCCACAAGGACCACCA ATACCAGTTTCTGGAGGATGCAGTGAGGAACCAGCGCAAGCTCCTGGCCTCACTGGTAAAACGCCTTGGGGACAAGCATGCGACGCTGCAGAAGAACACCAAGGAGGTTCGCAGCTC GATCCGCCAAGTGTCTGATGTACAGAAGCGTGTGCAGGTGGATGTTAAGATGGCCATTTTGCAGATCATGAAGGAACTGAACAAGCGGGGCCGTGTGCTGGTCAACGATGCCCAG AAGGTGACAGAGGGGCAGCAGGAGCGCCTGGAGCGACAACACTGGACCATGACCAAGATCCAGAAGCACCAGGAACATATCCTGCGCTTTGCCTCATGGGCTCTGGAGAGTGACAACAACACAGCTCTGCTGCTCTCCAAGAAGCTG ATCTATTTCCAGCTGCATCGGGCCCTCAAGATGATTGTGGATCCTGTGGAGCCACATGGCGAGATGAAGTTCCAGTGGGACCTCAATGCCTGGACCAAGAGTGCAGAGGCTTTCG GCAAGATCGTGGCAGAGCGTCCTGGCACCAACTCAACAGGCCCTACGCCCATGGCCCCTCCTCGGGCTCCAGGGCCCTTGAGCAAGCAGGGTTCTGGCAGCAGCCAG CCCATGGAGGTGCAGGAAGGCtatggctttggctcag ACGATCCTTACTcgagtgcagagccccatgtgtcAGGTGTGAAGCG GTCCCGCTCAGGTGAGGGCGAGGTGAGTGGCCTCATGCGCAAGGTGCCACGGGTGAGCCTTGAGCGCCTGGACCTGGATCTCACGGCTGATAGCCAGCCACCAGTTTTCAAAGTCTTCCCAGGCAGCACCACTGAAGATTACAATCTCATTGTTATTGAGCGTGgtgctgcagctgctgctgctggacaGCCTGGGACTGCTCCACCTGGGGCTCCTggtgcccctccactgcctgGCATGGCCATTGTCAAG gaggaagagacagaggcgGCCATCGGAGCCCCACCTGCTGCCACTGAAGGCCCTGAGACCAAGCCTGTGCTGATGGCCCTGGCGGAGGGCCCCGGCGCGGAGGGCCCCCGCCTGGCCTCACCCAGTGGCAGCACTAGTTCAGGTCTAGAGGTGGTGGCTCCAGAGGGCACTTCAGCCCCAGCAGGTGGCCCCGGTGCCCTGGATGACAGTGCCACCATCTGCCGCGTCTGCCAGAAGCCAGGCGATCTGGTCATGTGCAACCAGTGCGAGTTCTGCTTCCACCTGGACTGCCACCTGCCTGCCCTGCAGGATGTGCCAGG GGAGGAGTGGAGTTGCTCTCTCTGCCATGTGCTACCTGATCTGAAAGAGGAAGATGGCAGCCTGAGTCTGGATGGTGGTGATAGCACTGGTGTGGTGGCCAAGCTCTCGCCAGCCAACCAGCAG AAGTGTGAGCGTGTCCTGCTGGCCCTGTTTTGTCACGAGCCCTGCCGTCCCCTGCACCAGCTGGCTACTGACTCCACTTTCTCCCTG GATCAGCCTGGCGGCACCCTGGACTTAACCCTGATCCGTGCCCGTCTCCAGGAGAAGTTGTCACCTCCCTATAGCTCCCCCCAGGAGTTTGCCCAGGATGTGGGCCGCATGTTTAAGCAGTTCAACAAGCTGACAGAG GACAAGGCAGATGTGCAGTCCATCATCGGCCTGCAACGCTTCTTCGAGACTCGCATGAACGAGGCCTTTGGTGACACCAAGTTCTCAGCTGTGCTGGTGGAGCCCCCACCGCTGAGCCTGCCTGGTGCTGGCCTGAGTGCCCAGGAGCTATCCAGTGGTCCTGGTGATGGCCCCTGA